Part of the Pirellulales bacterium genome is shown below.
TCCCAGGCCGTCTCGTGATTGTTGTCACTGGACGGCTCTCTGGACGGCCTGGGAAGGCCATCCTCCCGCGCGGCGCGCGACCCGGCGGCGCGACGTGCGATGAAGACGGCCAGGTTGCCGCTGACCTCGCGATTCGACGGGCCGGGGCGCCAAAGCTTGAGCCAGTCGGCGTGATCCAGCCGCCGCGCCGGGCCAAGCCACGGGTCGTGAATGACAACGCAATCCTCATCCACCGCCAGCACCACGCTGTAATGTCCGGCCAGGGAATTCAGCCCCTGGCGGTGGTTGACGATCGCGCGGACCTCTCCCTCGAGCGCCGCCCGCAGCAGGGGCAGCGCATAGCGCGCCTGGAGCGTGAGGGCGGCAAACCCGCGCCGCAGAGCGTCGGCACAGAGCAGGTACGTCCGGGCACAGGCATCGCCCTCGGCGACCGGCGGCGCGATGGCGGGCCAGACTTCCTCCTGAGAACACGCCAGGCCCAACGACCGATAGACCATGCACAGAGCGGCGGCCCCGCACATCCGCGGCGAGAGGGTGTTCACCTGGCGTTCATAGGGCAGCATCACGTCTAGCGCTTTGTCAGTCATCGATTGATCGATTCGGGGTGAGCGTCGGGTGGGACCAGCGAGCTGGCGAGCGCCGGCCCACCGTTGGCGACGTCGATTACGGT
Proteins encoded:
- a CDS encoding papain-like cysteine protease family protein, giving the protein MTDKALDVMLPYERQVNTLSPRMCGAAALCMVYRSLGLACSQEEVWPAIAPPVAEGDACARTYLLCADALRRGFAALTLQARYALPLLRAALEGEVRAIVNHRQGLNSLAGHYSVVLAVDEDCVVIHDPWLGPARRLDHADWLKLWRPGPSNREVSGNLAVFIARRAAGSRAAREDGLPRPSREPSSDNNHETAWEGHPPVPRCRSCQAAIPLVIPCPACRKDIPLRPSALVGCLDGNCPARMWDLLFCPWCDAALDRPV